In the Mytilus galloprovincialis chromosome 10, xbMytGall1.hap1.1, whole genome shotgun sequence genome, one interval contains:
- the LOC143048841 gene encoding E3 ubiquitin-protein ligase DZIP3-like, with amino-acid sequence MASNALSQEEENYVRMSLLLTGISPHAVRVLFDKEFPPASLSLTVNDKKVKQKLNDLRGKRIINKAQWDRLFPTSGITDSKTFDVTLMIALLRNLPNVPLVPPVNGYDDLPVTTETTPASDLARIKHYRNLLAHLHDGKVDGTLFTTAWKDISNVSKTYN; translated from the exons ATGGCATCTAATGCTCTCTCACAAGAAGAGGAAAACTATGTACGAATGTCATTGTTACTCACTGGAATATCCCCACATGCTGTTCGTGTCCTGTTTGATAAAGAATTTCCTCCAGCATCTTTAAGTTTGACTGTAAATGATAAAAAAGTGAAACAAAAGCTGAATGACTTGAGAGGAAAAAGAATTATTAACAAGGCACAGTGGGATCGCCTGTTTCCTACCAGTG GTATCACAGATTCTAAGACTTTTGATGTGACACTGATGATAGCACTGCTGAGGAACCTGCCAAACGTGCCCTTGGTTCCTCCGGTAAATGGATATGACGATCTACCTGTTACTACAGAAACAACACCTGCATCAGATTTAGCAAGAATTAAACACTATAGAAACTTACTGGCACATCTTCATGATGGCAAAGTAGATGGCACATTGTTTACCACAGCTTGGAAGGATATAAGTAATGTAAGTAAAACTTACAATTAA
- the LOC143049715 gene encoding uncharacterized protein LOC143049715: MTDGTSLQGKSSGKDKLGEKGVDILDILEKGPSFELSSEMESLELGSSDQSLEVQPPVRDSIGEIKVTYFLRDIKPKMVNAWSTLFKNHENRVKISSGDIFRGAPEADALVSPANSFGFMDGGIDMVYTNLFGWQMQKRLQKVIREDYNGENIVGNAIIIPAYGEEPDEERIENMKKFNLCGGRPIKFLISAPTMRVPKDVMSTSNAFLAFRATIIAVEKHNRNPENEPIRSVLCPGLGTAVGRMPFDRCAFQMLEAFEMHDLKIKDSLLNPPNLWVVTNHNDFMEDYSEKS, from the exons ATGACTGATGGTACCAGTCTTCAAGGGAAGAGTTCTGGGAAGGATAAACTTGGTGAAAAAGGAGTAGACATATTGGACATATTGGAAAAGGGACCAAGTTTTGAACTAAGttcagaaatggaaagtttagaATTGGGGTCAAGTGACCAAAGTCTGGAAGTCCAACCCCCTGTTAGGGATAGCATAGGTGAAATAAAAGTGACATATTTTTTGAGAGATATCAAACCTAAGATGGTGAATGCTTGGTCAACTTTgtttaaaaatcatgaaaacagGGTCAAG ATTTCATCAGGAGATATTTTCCGAGGGGCACCTGAAGCAGATGCTTTG GTATCACCAGCAAATAGTTTTGGCTTTATGGATGGGGGTATAGATATGGTCTATACTAATCTGTTTGGATGGCAAAT gcAAAAAAGACTACAGAAAGTGATACGAGAAGACTATAATGGTGAAAATATTGTA GGAAATGCCATTATTATTCCAGCTTATGGTGAAGAGCCAGATGAAGAAAGAATTGAAAATATGAAGAAATTTAATTTATGTGGTGGAAGGCCAATAAAGTTTCTAATTTCTGCTCCAACAATGAGAGTTCCAAAAGATGTGATGAGTACATCTAATGCTTTCCTGGCATTTAGAGCTACAATCATAGCTG TTGAGAAACACAACAGAAACCCAGAAAATGAACCAATCAGAAGTGTCCTATGTCCAGGTCTTGGGACTGCTGTTGGCAGAATGCCATTTGACAGATGTGCTTTCCAG aTGTTGGAAGCATTTGAAATGCATGATCTAAAAATAAAAGACTCATTATTAAATCCTCCTAATCTGTGGGTAGTGACCAATCATAATGATTTTATGGAAGAT TATAGTGAAAAATCATAA